The Candidatus Micrarchaeia archaeon DNA window TCATTCACAATCACAGCTGCGGTGATGTGCATCGGATTCACGAGAACCAGCCCTTCTTTCACCTTGCTGGCTTCCACGATTTTCTCCACTTTTTCGGTTATGCGCACGAATTCTATCCTTTCTTTAGTATGGAATTCCAGATATTCGGTTTTTGCTCTCATGAATCCACCTGCGGAAGCCCTGGGATAAGACGAGATGAACCTATAATTATTTAAACCAAACAGAGGGATATGTAGTGGGTTTAATTCTGGGGGGATAAACTATGCCAGTGAAAGTAGTGGTTGTAGGTGCCGGACCGGGCGGCATGTTCGCCTCTTATCTCCTGTCCAAGCACGGCCTTGACGTTACGCTCGTGGAGATGGGCGAGGACGTC harbors:
- a CDS encoding NAD(P)-binding protein, encoding MPVKVVVVGAGPGGMFASYLLSKHGLDVTLVEMGEDV